From a single Accipiter gentilis chromosome 10, bAccGen1.1, whole genome shotgun sequence genomic region:
- the CDK3 gene encoding cyclin-dependent kinase 3 codes for MDAFQEVFQKVEKIGEGTYGVVYKARNKRTGQLVALKKIRLDSETEGVPSTAIREISLLKELKHPNIVRLLDVIHSQKKLYLVFEYLNQDLKKYMDSSRTGELPLSLVKNYLFQLLQGVSFCHSHRVIHRDLKPQNLLINEAGAIKLADFGLARAFGVPLRTYTHEVVTLWYRAPEILLGCKYYSTAVDIWSIGCIFAEMVTRKALFPGDSEIDQLFRIFRTLGTPTEATWPGVTQMPDYKDDFPQWARKEMKEIVPNLDQDGRDLLVQLLLYDPSRRISAKAALNHKYFFWRSPRNPEEQRVLQRHCR; via the exons ATGGATGCCTTCCAGGAGGTGTTTCAGAAGGTGGAGAAGATCGGGGAGGGCACCTATGGCGTTGTGTACAAGGCTCGCAACAAGCGCACGGGGCAGCTGGTGGCCCTCAAGAAGATCCGCTTGGACTC GGAGACGGAGGgcgtccccagcactgcaatccgAGAAATCTCACTGCTGAAGGAGCTGAAGCACCCCAACATAGTCAG GCTTCTGGATGTCATACACAGCCAGAAGAAGCTCTACCTGGTGTTTGAGTATCTGAATCAGGACCTGAAGAAATACATGGACTCATCCAGAACTGGAGAGCTTCCTTTAAGCTTGGTCAAG AACTaccttttccagctgctgcagggtgtGAGCTTCTGCCACTCACACAGAGTCATCCACAGGGACTTGAAGCCACAGAACTTGCTCATTAACGAAGCAGGAGCAATCAAGCTGGCTGATTTTGGACTGGCAAGAGCTTTTGGAGTCCCCCTGCGCACATACACTCATGAG GTAGTGACTCTGTGGTACCGAGCCCCTGAAATACTGCTGGGATGCAAATACTACTCGACTGCTGTGGATATCTGGAGCATCGGCTGCATCTTTGCAGAAATG gtgaccAGAAAGGCCCTGTTTCCTGGGGACTCTGAGATCGATCAGCTCTTCCGGATCTTTCGCACCCTGGGCACTCCCACTGAGGCGACCTGGCCTGGGGTGACCCAGATGCCTGACTACAAGGACGACTTTCCCCAGTGGGCAAGGAAGGAGATGAAGGAAATTGTTCCCAACTTAGATCAAGATGGTAGAGACTTATTGGTG CAATTGCTCCTGTATGATCCCAGCAGGCGCATCTCAGCCAAGGCAGCCCTCAATCACAAGTACTTCTTCTGGAGAAGCCCTCGGAACCCTGAAGAGCAGCGTGTGCTGCAGAGACACTGCAGATGA
- the TEN1 gene encoding CST complex subunit TEN1, whose translation MLPSAGVYYFPWEINSSVPEGEALRTFGRLCCYDLARSEAVLTAQHHSTQYRVSVDTEFVEPFQAQLGSLYMLLGEVEHREGEGPVVKARILTCVDGLNVPLLERAIEEQRKYFNERQERMGKSTS comes from the exons ATGCTGCCAAGTGCTGGTGTCTATTACTTCCCATGGGAGATCAACAGCTCAGTGCCAGAGGGGGAGGCGCTGAGGACATTTGGCAG GTTATGCTGCTATGACCTGGCCCGGTCCGAAGCTGTTCTCACTGCTCAGCACCACTCAACTCAGTACCGGGTCTCTGTCGACACCGAGTTTGTGGAGCCATTCCAAGCCCAGCTGGGATCTCTCTACATGCTCCTGGGAGAAGTTGAACACAGGGAAG GTGAAGGTCCCGTCGTAAAGGCACGAATATTGACCTGCGTGGACGGGTTGAATGTGCCCTTGCTGGAACGAGCCATAGAGGAGCAGAGGAAATACTTCAACGAGAGGCAGGAGCGGATGGGAAAGAGCACATCCTGA